In Scheffersomyces stipitis CBS 6054 chromosome 8, complete sequence, one DNA window encodes the following:
- the HYR5.4 gene encoding hyphally regulated cell wall protein, which translates to MLFSKYLTACVSLFSMAMAVTISQNTINRGFLNLDIGDITIEDGVYWSIIDNAISAMAGSLKVGQGSGFYITSTSSLIASTVTLLSPLGSLENNGIISFNALQSLTAPVYNLVGLSFTNNGEMYLGGDGSVLVPVQSITSATWDNNGLLVFYQNTRSTGPVLLGAPLGTINNNGQICLYNELYTQTNNIVGTGCITANTDSSIFFSNTLLNIDPNQTIYLADSASSLRATAISVPKTFTVAGFGNGNTIGLDIPLVNLPPLLDAWDYDASAGILTLRGAGLLSQNFLIGTGYDNGLFSITTDDDLGLLSVPFGAVTYSGPVPNPGIPAACQPCKTLPDSPGTSATTSTTTIVSTNSDGSICTEVDGIVIATDSQGSWFTTTTTISETCASNPTTTITST; encoded by the coding sequence ATGTTGTTCAGCAAGTACTTGACTGCATGTGTTTCTCTATTCTCTATGGCGATGGCTGTCACCATCAGCCAAAATACAATCAACAGAGGTTTTCTTAACTTGGATATTGGTGATAttacaattgaagatggtgTCTATTGGTCTATTATCGACAATGCCATTAGTGCAATGGCCGGTTCCCTTAAAGTCGGTCAGGGTTCTGGTTTTTACATTACTAGTACTTCTAGTTTGATTGCATCCACAGTcactcttctttctccatTGGGTAGTCTTGAAAATAATGGTATTATTTCGTTCAATGCGTTACAATCATTAACTGCGCCTGTTTACAATCTTGTCGGTCTCTCCTTCACCAACAATGGTGAAATGTACTTAGGAGGTGATGGTTCTGTTCTTGTTCCAGTCCAGCTGATTACATCTGCCACCTGGGACAACAATGGTTTATTGGTTTTCTACCAGAACACAAGATCTACTGGtccagttcttcttggtgcTCCATTGGGAACAATAAACAACAATGGTCAAATCTGTTTGTACAATGAACTTTATACTCAGACTAACAATATTGTCGGTACAGGTTGTATCACTGCCAATACAGACTCCagcatcttcttttccaatacCCTCTTGAATATCGATCCAAACCAAACAATCTATCTTGCTGATCTGGCATCTTCACTTAGAGCTACTGCCATCAGTGTTCCAAAGACTTTCACCGTCGCTGGATTCGGAAACGGTAACACAATTGGTTTAGATATTCCACTTGTCAATCTTCCTCCTTTACTTGATGCCTGGGATTATGATGCTTCAGCTGGCATATTGACCCTTCGTGGTGCTGGTTTGTTATCGCAAAATTTCCTTATCGGTACTGGTTACGACAACGGTCTCTTCTCTATAACTACTGACGATGATCTTGGATTACTTTCTGTTCCTTTTGGAGCAGTAACTTATTCGGGACCAGTTCCAAACCCTGGTATCCCAGCTGCATGTCAACCTTGTAAGACACTTCCCGACTCACCAGGAACAAGTGCAACTACTTCTACCACTACAATTGTATCCACCAACTCTGACGGATCAATATGTACTGAAGTCGACGGTATTGTCATTGCCACTGATAGCCAAGGTTCTTGGTTcactaccaccaccactatCTCTGAAACGTGTGCCAGCAATCCAACTACTACTATCACCTCTACC
- the HOL32 gene encoding putative ion transporter, which produces MLQSSIAQNENDLVPGTVHLVDIRGNLKVKKDAEGKNIILQPQPSSNVNDPLRWPQSKKIKQFSLLWIWAFLLAVSVNFSGPLWVPWSESFNCSFFQLNVSSALCFLFLGIGCLFLQPTALKLGRRFVYLVCTVIILISNIIGSQATNVKYLYVVNILGGFAAAPVDSLVEISSTDVFFQHERSTVFSLLILALYAGSDLGPVACGYIVEKLSWRWCYYIQIIIYGVLLIIQIFYMEDTTFRREYNAESLEAEILAQIKSNKTPEEKVSSIEAIDDISSNDTSSINSSIPKRTYWQRIKFIELEYNDTRSWLTIFYRPFLLISFPAIIWGGVLYGAQMMWLSLLATTQSEIYSASPYFFSVPQVGLTNLGACVGSLLGMVYGGTFVDYLALRLAKRNNGILEPEFRLWAMFVPTFFNAGGLLAYGLGSYLEAHWAVSVVVGQGLLGFAMSSSGAICLTYAVDSYPKVASEGLVLMLFCRNCIGMAFTFAIQPWLDRNGLSITTWLMFMLSLIINGSFLLMIKWGKEFRRWTAARYDKYSDPRYGQIF; this is translated from the exons ATGTTGCAATCATCCATAGCTCAAAACGAAAATGATTTGGTACCTGGAACAGTCCATCTTGTTGACATTCGGGGAAATTTAAAAGTTAAGAAGGATGCTGAAGGAAAAAATATCATCCTTCAACCTCAACCATCTTCAAACGTTAATGACCCTTTGAGATGGCCCCAGTCCAAGAAAATAAAACAGTTTTCCTTGTTATGGATCTG GGCGTTTCTATTAGCTGTTTCTGTAAATTTTTCAGGGCCACTATGGGTACCTTGGTCTGAGAGTTTTAATTGCTCTTTTTTTCAACTAAATGTGTCATCAGCGCTATGCTTTTTGTTCCTTGGTATTGGCTGCTTATTTTTGCAACCTACTGCACTCAAGTTAGGTAGGCGTTTCGTTTACTTAGTATGTACAGTGATAATCTTAATTTCTAACATAATTGGCTCACAAGCAACAAATGTGAAATATTTATATGTGGTCAATATCTTGGGAGGATTTGCTGCTGCACCGGTTGATTCTTTGGTAGAAATTTCCTCGACAGATGTGTTTTTCCAACACGAGAGATCAACAGTATTCAGTTTGTTAATATTAGCTTTATATGCCGGAAGTGATTTGGGCCCTGTTGCTTGTGGTTATATTGTGGAGAAGCTAAGTTGGAGATGGTGCTATTACATTCAAATTATAATTTACGGTGTCTTACTAATTATTCAGATATTCTATATGGAAGACACCACATTTAGACGCGAATACAATGCCGAGAGTCTTGAAGCTGAGATCTTAGCTCAAATCAAATCGAATAagactccagaagaaaa AGTGAGCTCAATAGAAGCCATTGATGATATTTCTTCGAACGACACATCTTCCATTAATTCCTCCATTCCTAAAAGAACTTATTGGCAAAGAATTAAATTCATCGAGTTGGAATACAATGATACCAGATCTTGGTTAACTATATTCTATAGGCCATTCTTGTTAATTTCATTTCCTGCAATCATATGGGGAGGAGTACTTTACGGAGCTCAGATGATGTGGTTGTCTCTATTAGCAACAACTCAATCTGAGATATATTCTGCAAGTCCATACTTCTTTTCGGTTCCTCAAGTAGGATTAACTAACTTGGGGGCTTGTGTTGGTAGTTTACTTGGAATGGTATATGGTGGCACCTTCGTTGATTACCTTGCTCTAAGGCTAGCAAAGAGGAATAATGGAATTTTAGAGCCTGAATTCAGATTGTGGGCAATGTTTGTTCCcacatttttcaatgcAGGTGGCTTATTAGCATATGGATTAGGCTCTTACTTGGAAGCGCATTGGGCTGTATCTGTCGTAGTAGGTCAGGGGTTGTTAGGATTCGCAATGAGTTCATCAGGTGCCATTTGTTTAACTTATGCAGTGGATTCTTACCCCAAAGTTGCTAGTGAGGGACTTGTTCTCATGTTATTTTGTCGTAATTGTATTGGAATGGCGTTCACATTTGCTATTCAACCTTGGTTAGACAGAAACGGTTTGAGTATCACCACTTGGCTAATGTTCATGCTTTCCCTTATTATTAATGGCAGCTTTCTTTTAATGATAAAATGGGGTAAAGAATTCAGAAGGTGGACTGCTGCAAGATACGACAAGTACTCTGATCCCAGGTATGGTCAAATATTCTAA